In a single window of the Candidatus Eisenbacteria bacterium genome:
- a CDS encoding FlgD immunoglobulin-like domain containing protein — MLGIVALGLWAIPAVAAPVTSGVVADGPKVHPDPVPLENRAGAIGAHARGESNQATLSGTLIKQAAATTSWFLYPGACVQRALGTWAPKTSGAVADSLQPHGSFPNSSGYTAGQPVPNNNTIAYTRQDLSLPEKLWNVMGNEPPTQRPTVIDGTRSIWCGKFDANWLVPVGYPNITYQILYVDTGAHGANYSLTFEGEVSTELNYDYLHVIGGGTDTAAANGNRDPLGNRRDYFDSVIDNGHGGPDDNGHVLVTFTGSIVTAQSVAAGAGTIEGAGAGDPNVVSYSISGIPDRAVYFVFTSDCLFSSEDGLWPEGNGQVLDLISVSDNGSIYNDQDQAPVLDAFDGTVLSGTYGSFGCVSSRVPAGIGELWQLATGTQNPTSDVCSPAKALSSDLFFEGAEPNFNTSINKQYNAIVQCAFPIPAGTASVLMLFDEYLDLPRFGGLVQTSDFRIYKDGSWGNWTNTSPGGGVTTGSLQAWTSDGDELGAATQADSVQIRHVLQCIPPFSADRANCSNSITNPLLYDNLRLQITTGVPAPIFGVFPGSVAQTTFVDGTIDGTNCTVNPCWPGNRGSDLGTPLSFNIAVNDNWNAATGDSVTLALVTGLRKGGMGLNWRRGFSKNINAGELGPGPGLSTTNPALEGNQPLYYAYTNGSYNAAVDVPRMIFRLFDPATKSWSPFDSTELIANAVQIADADGPGGAPPETTLIDSEFNMNWPPYDKSIANSTLPGGFTVNGINTYNGLRFLPRGTRMQYYLKATDINGGVSYQFSSDNLAREPSGELPLLPGSSIKAPDIIEFAVLPGAYAPGPAGSLLANRTNTPLLNLDRVYSTWSFGYDPMTQALRALGVRADRYRFLASGTTANGIGGHELPGQRPDRLSNFFPNLQEMPLVDSLSAWYRIMIESGHTRTTSVFNEQDAIAVEEWWRRDTGTDQGDRCILATGDNVFNVLLNTQNVVTVNQVSIAQNVFGVFSAVDNWATGNAFPTIDDRFAGGNGVGLAAPGTFTYPVDGGCPGPNRFDGLTKVGDADAVVSATFPGGTVAAIARAREMDNTADRDQNKALGYGFSLQFIRNPAYGTANANYTRAGVENRMRVVYRFLTGCRGVRQADDLACWPCPTPGAAVPTVASMQSDWAGQSAGFQTSTYGPLYAIQAGGLATAIEADPLEGAPRINKSNGHSPNPFNPQTTIKFSSATAGKASVKIYNVAGALVRSIDTNATVGANEVRWNGKSNEGSSLASGVYFYKIVFPNGETAKSPNNLVLVK; from the coding sequence ATGCTCGGCATTGTGGCACTGGGACTGTGGGCCATTCCCGCGGTCGCGGCGCCGGTGACGAGCGGGGTCGTGGCGGACGGTCCCAAGGTCCATCCCGATCCGGTTCCGTTGGAGAACCGGGCGGGTGCGATCGGGGCTCACGCCCGCGGCGAGAGCAATCAGGCGACGCTCAGCGGAACCCTGATCAAGCAGGCCGCCGCGACGACGAGCTGGTTCCTGTATCCGGGCGCCTGCGTGCAGCGCGCGCTGGGCACCTGGGCCCCGAAGACGTCGGGCGCGGTCGCGGACAGCCTCCAGCCGCACGGAAGCTTCCCGAACTCGTCCGGCTATACGGCCGGGCAGCCTGTCCCCAACAACAACACGATCGCTTACACGCGCCAGGACCTCTCGCTTCCCGAGAAGCTCTGGAACGTCATGGGCAACGAGCCGCCGACGCAGCGGCCGACTGTCATCGACGGCACCCGGAGCATCTGGTGCGGTAAGTTCGACGCCAACTGGCTCGTGCCGGTCGGCTATCCGAACATCACCTATCAGATCCTCTACGTCGACACGGGCGCTCATGGTGCCAACTACAGCCTCACGTTCGAGGGCGAGGTCAGCACCGAGCTCAACTACGACTATCTCCACGTGATCGGCGGCGGTACGGATACGGCGGCCGCGAACGGGAACCGGGATCCCCTCGGCAACCGTCGCGACTACTTCGACTCCGTCATCGACAACGGCCACGGCGGACCGGATGACAACGGCCACGTCCTCGTGACGTTCACCGGCAGCATCGTCACGGCTCAGTCCGTGGCGGCGGGCGCGGGAACGATCGAAGGCGCGGGCGCCGGCGACCCGAACGTGGTGAGCTACTCGATCAGCGGCATTCCCGACCGGGCGGTCTACTTCGTGTTCACGTCGGACTGCTTGTTCTCGAGCGAGGACGGTCTCTGGCCGGAAGGCAATGGCCAGGTCCTCGACCTCATCTCCGTGAGCGACAACGGGTCGATCTACAACGATCAGGATCAGGCCCCTGTGCTCGATGCGTTCGACGGCACGGTCCTCTCGGGCACCTACGGCTCGTTCGGCTGCGTGTCCTCACGCGTGCCGGCGGGTATCGGCGAGCTCTGGCAGCTGGCGACGGGAACGCAGAACCCGACCAGCGACGTCTGCTCGCCGGCGAAGGCGCTCTCCTCCGACCTCTTCTTCGAGGGCGCTGAGCCGAACTTCAACACCTCGATCAACAAGCAGTACAACGCGATCGTCCAGTGCGCGTTCCCGATTCCCGCCGGGACGGCCTCGGTGCTCATGCTGTTCGACGAGTACCTCGACCTTCCTCGCTTCGGCGGTCTCGTTCAGACCAGCGACTTCCGTATCTACAAGGACGGAAGCTGGGGCAACTGGACGAACACGTCGCCGGGCGGCGGTGTGACCACCGGCTCGCTGCAGGCGTGGACGTCGGACGGCGATGAGCTCGGCGCTGCGACGCAGGCGGACTCGGTTCAGATCCGCCATGTGCTCCAGTGCATCCCGCCGTTCTCGGCGGACCGGGCGAACTGCTCGAACTCGATCACGAACCCGCTCCTCTACGACAACCTCCGTCTGCAGATCACGACCGGCGTTCCGGCCCCGATCTTCGGTGTGTTCCCGGGCTCGGTGGCGCAGACGACGTTCGTGGACGGAACGATCGACGGAACGAACTGCACCGTGAATCCCTGCTGGCCGGGAAATCGTGGTTCGGATCTCGGCACGCCGCTCTCGTTCAACATCGCCGTCAACGACAACTGGAACGCCGCGACGGGTGACTCGGTCACGCTGGCGCTGGTTACCGGTCTTCGCAAGGGCGGCATGGGCCTCAACTGGCGGCGTGGATTCTCCAAGAACATCAACGCTGGTGAGCTCGGCCCCGGACCCGGTCTGTCGACCACGAACCCGGCGCTCGAGGGCAATCAGCCGCTCTACTACGCGTATACGAATGGCTCCTACAACGCCGCCGTCGACGTGCCCCGGATGATCTTCCGGCTCTTCGACCCGGCCACCAAGTCCTGGAGCCCGTTCGACTCCACGGAGCTGATCGCGAACGCGGTTCAGATCGCCGACGCGGACGGCCCGGGTGGCGCTCCTCCCGAGACGACGCTGATCGATTCCGAGTTCAACATGAACTGGCCGCCGTACGACAAGTCGATCGCCAACTCGACGCTGCCGGGCGGATTCACGGTCAACGGAATCAACACGTACAACGGGCTGCGCTTCCTCCCGCGTGGCACGCGCATGCAGTACTACCTCAAGGCGACGGACATCAACGGTGGCGTGAGCTACCAGTTCTCGTCCGACAACCTCGCGCGTGAGCCATCCGGCGAGCTTCCGCTCCTGCCGGGTAGCAGCATCAAGGCTCCGGATATCATCGAGTTCGCCGTCCTTCCGGGCGCGTATGCTCCGGGACCGGCCGGCTCGCTTCTCGCGAATCGCACCAACACGCCGCTCCTCAACCTGGATCGCGTGTACTCCACCTGGTCGTTCGGCTACGACCCGATGACGCAGGCGCTTCGCGCGCTGGGCGTCCGGGCCGATCGGTACCGCTTCCTCGCCTCGGGCACCACGGCGAACGGAATCGGCGGGCACGAGCTGCCCGGCCAGCGTCCGGATCGTCTCTCGAACTTCTTCCCGAACCTGCAGGAAATGCCGCTCGTCGACTCGCTGTCGGCCTGGTACCGGATCATGATCGAGTCCGGCCATACCCGTACGACCTCGGTGTTCAACGAGCAGGATGCCATCGCGGTCGAAGAGTGGTGGCGGCGCGACACGGGCACCGATCAGGGTGACCGTTGCATCCTCGCGACCGGCGACAACGTCTTCAACGTGCTGCTCAACACGCAGAACGTCGTGACCGTGAACCAGGTGAGCATCGCCCAGAACGTCTTCGGTGTGTTCTCCGCCGTCGACAACTGGGCCACCGGCAATGCCTTCCCGACCATCGACGACCGGTTCGCCGGCGGCAACGGTGTGGGTCTGGCGGCTCCCGGTACGTTCACCTATCCCGTCGATGGTGGCTGCCCGGGTCCGAACCGCTTCGACGGCCTCACGAAGGTCGGAGACGCGGACGCCGTGGTCAGCGCCACGTTCCCCGGCGGAACGGTTGCTGCGATCGCCCGGGCGCGCGAGATGGACAACACGGCCGACCGTGACCAGAACAAGGCTCTCGGCTACGGCTTCTCGCTCCAGTTCATCCGCAACCCGGCGTACGGCACCGCGAACGCCAACTACACCCGTGCGGGTGTCGAGAACCGCATGCGAGTCGTCTATCGCTTCCTTACGGGCTGCCGTGGCGTCCGTCAGGCGGATGACCTCGCGTGCTGGCCGTGCCCGACCCCGGGCGCCGCGGTTCCGACCGTGGCTTCCATGCAGTCCGATTGGGCCGGTCAGTCGGCGGGCTTCCAGACGTCGACCTACGGTCCGCTCTACGCGATCCAGGCTGGTGGTCTCGCGACCGCCATCGAGGCTGATCCGCTCGAGGGCGCGCCGCGCATCAACAAGTCCAATGGCCACTCGCCGAACCCGTTCAATCCGCAGACCACGATCAAGTTCTCGTCCGCGACCGCGGGCAAGGCTTCGGTCAAGATCTACAACGTGGCTGGCGCGCTGGTCCGTTCGATCGACACGAACGCCACGGTGGGTGCGAACGAGGTTCGCTGGAACGGCAAGAGCAACGAAGGCAGCTCGCTCGCGAGCGGTGTCTACTTCTACAAGATCGTCTTCCCGAACGGGGAGACCGCCAAGTCGCCGAACAACCTGGTGCTTGTGAAGTAA